From Actinosynnema mirum DSM 43827, a single genomic window includes:
- a CDS encoding TetR/AcrR family transcriptional regulator, translated as MGRWEPNARERLQRSALALFAERGYDSTTAAGIAEGAGLGKSTFFRHFADKREVLFDGQELLNEALVAAIAAAPAEAGPYEVIGLALDAMGAFFGPERLEWARQRQAVVQAHSELRERELLKIASLTEAFAASLRARGLGATAAGVAAELGGLAFRAAFAGWIDPDNGLGFPEVARRELAAVREAAASLD; from the coding sequence ATGGGCAGATGGGAGCCGAACGCCCGCGAGCGGCTGCAGCGGTCGGCGCTCGCGCTGTTCGCCGAGCGCGGGTACGACAGCACCACCGCCGCCGGGATCGCCGAGGGCGCGGGGCTGGGCAAGAGCACGTTCTTCCGGCACTTCGCGGACAAGCGCGAGGTGCTCTTCGACGGGCAGGAGCTGCTGAACGAGGCCCTGGTCGCCGCGATCGCCGCCGCGCCGGCCGAGGCCGGTCCGTACGAGGTGATCGGCCTGGCGCTGGACGCGATGGGCGCGTTCTTCGGGCCGGAGCGGCTGGAGTGGGCGCGGCAGCGGCAGGCCGTCGTGCAGGCGCACAGCGAGCTGCGCGAGCGCGAACTGCTCAAGATCGCCTCGCTCACCGAGGCGTTCGCCGCCTCGCTGCGGGCGCGCGGGCTGGGCGCGACGGCCGCCGGGGTCGCGGCCGAGCTGGGCGGGCTGGCGTTCCGGGCCGCGTTCGCCGGGTGGATCGACCCGGACAACGGGCTGGGGTTCCCGGAGGTGGCGCGGCGGGAGCTCGCGGCGGTGCGGGAGGCGGCGGCCTCGCTCGACTGA
- a CDS encoding DUF4230 domain-containing protein, protein MKRRIGVLAGVVVLLAAAVLGTLTLTKVWDPFGTDVVDRSQPAVLKSLRDLSQFHAAAGDYQVVLDIEQDVRFVPDALAGQRTLFVAAGTVNAFVDFSTMDERAMTVSQENKTVEIDLPSPQLDKPNLQQDKCYVFAQERGLFDRLASLVQAQDQQAFYVAAEQKLAEAAQTSELRKRAVDSTKKMLTGMLGALGYQVSFRGSDD, encoded by the coding sequence ATGAAGAGGCGCATCGGCGTGCTCGCCGGGGTCGTGGTCCTGCTGGCCGCCGCCGTCCTGGGCACGCTCACGCTGACGAAGGTCTGGGACCCGTTCGGCACCGACGTCGTCGACCGGTCGCAACCGGCCGTGCTGAAGTCGTTGCGGGACCTGAGCCAGTTCCACGCCGCCGCGGGCGACTACCAGGTGGTGCTCGACATCGAGCAGGACGTCCGGTTCGTGCCGGACGCGCTGGCCGGGCAGCGGACGCTGTTCGTCGCGGCGGGCACGGTCAACGCGTTCGTGGACTTCAGCACCATGGACGAGCGGGCGATGACCGTGTCGCAGGAGAACAAGACGGTCGAGATCGACCTGCCGTCGCCGCAGCTGGACAAGCCGAACCTCCAGCAGGACAAGTGCTACGTGTTCGCGCAGGAGCGCGGGCTGTTCGACCGGCTGGCCTCGCTGGTCCAGGCGCAGGACCAGCAGGCGTTCTACGTGGCGGCCGAGCAGAAGCTGGCCGAGGCCGCGCAGACGTCGGAGCTGCGCAAGCGCGCGGTGGACAGCACGAAGAAGATGCTGACCGGGATGCTCGGGGCGCTCGGCTACCAGGTGAGCTTCCGGGGGTCGGACGACTGA
- a CDS encoding acyltransferase family protein: MTSDVLAQAPPRPVEGKRRYRTELQGLRAIAALLVVVYHVWLGRVSGGVDAFFLISGFLVTGQLTRMAERGGVQYRTYWLNTAKRLFPAASAVLLVTVIGSVMFLPEHRWPVTVEEVFASLLLLENWQLTSAATDYFNSHVEASPVQHFWSLSVQGQIYLTWPLLVGAAALAARHLRINATRAVAVVLTLVFALSLAHSVELTNANQPLAYFSTTTRLWEFALGGLLALAIDKVELPARLRLALGWLGVLMLASCGMLLQVGTMFPGWAALWPTVATSLVLLAGHTGSPIGADRLLSTRPLRYLGDISYSLYLWHWPILVLYLVARDRTEVGLLGGLGIITLSLLLAAFTHRYVERPTRKGRFRLVAAAMVPVIAATAVWQLTSDRRLTGYVAEVSDDSHPGAIARTEGYAYAGDDNARLVPPMVAMTDQWSLIPGASCERPDPAAPQLEVCTGPADGEPTRKVVIVGDSHAQQYTEAFLPTAERLNWQLITMIKGACPFSTESETVRGDRDCEDWNAAAAERIVDLKPDAVVTMATRTIRLDHDEETPDGFVAQWRNLEEAGIPVVAIRDSPRYDYSPSECAARYGAEDERCVMKRSDLLALTIGPPYERRDDIPANVSFLDFTDYYCTADICPPAIGNVLLYFDDNHLTSSYMLTMNPIVEPAVLGALGWNEE; the protein is encoded by the coding sequence TTGACCTCTGACGTGCTCGCCCAAGCGCCACCCCGCCCCGTCGAGGGCAAACGCCGCTACCGCACGGAGCTGCAGGGCCTGCGCGCCATCGCCGCCCTGCTGGTCGTCGTGTACCACGTGTGGCTCGGTCGCGTCTCCGGCGGCGTGGACGCGTTCTTCCTCATCTCCGGCTTCCTCGTCACCGGCCAGCTCACGAGGATGGCCGAGCGGGGCGGGGTCCAGTACCGCACCTACTGGCTGAACACCGCCAAGCGGCTGTTCCCCGCCGCCTCGGCGGTCCTGCTGGTCACGGTCATCGGCAGCGTCATGTTCCTGCCGGAGCACCGCTGGCCGGTCACCGTCGAGGAGGTCTTCGCCTCGCTGCTGCTGCTGGAGAACTGGCAGCTGACGAGCGCGGCGACGGACTACTTCAACTCGCACGTCGAGGCCAGCCCGGTGCAGCACTTCTGGTCGCTGTCCGTGCAGGGCCAGATCTACCTGACCTGGCCGCTGCTGGTCGGGGCCGCCGCGCTGGCCGCGCGGCACCTGCGCATCAACGCGACCCGCGCGGTCGCCGTCGTGCTCACCCTGGTGTTCGCGCTGTCCCTGGCGCACTCGGTGGAGCTGACCAACGCGAACCAGCCGCTCGCCTACTTCTCCACCACGACCCGCCTGTGGGAGTTCGCCCTCGGCGGCCTGCTGGCGCTGGCGATCGACAAGGTCGAGCTGCCCGCCAGGCTCCGCCTCGCGCTCGGCTGGCTGGGCGTTCTCATGCTGGCCTCCTGCGGGATGCTGCTCCAGGTCGGCACGATGTTCCCCGGCTGGGCCGCGCTGTGGCCGACCGTCGCCACCTCGCTGGTGCTGCTGGCGGGCCACACCGGCAGCCCGATCGGCGCCGACCGCCTGCTGAGCACCCGCCCGCTGCGCTACCTCGGCGACATCTCCTACAGCCTGTACCTGTGGCACTGGCCGATCCTGGTGCTGTACCTGGTGGCCCGCGACCGCACCGAGGTCGGCCTGCTGGGCGGCCTGGGCATCATCACGCTGTCGCTGCTGCTGGCCGCCTTCACGCACCGCTACGTCGAGCGCCCCACCCGCAAGGGCCGGTTCCGCCTGGTCGCGGCGGCCATGGTGCCGGTGATCGCGGCCACCGCCGTGTGGCAGCTCACCAGCGACCGGCGGCTGACCGGCTACGTCGCCGAGGTCTCCGACGACAGCCACCCCGGCGCGATCGCCCGCACCGAGGGCTACGCGTACGCCGGTGACGACAACGCCCGCCTGGTGCCGCCGATGGTGGCCATGACCGACCAGTGGTCGCTCATCCCCGGCGCGAGCTGCGAGCGGCCCGACCCGGCCGCCCCGCAGCTGGAGGTGTGCACCGGCCCGGCCGACGGCGAGCCCACCAGGAAGGTCGTCATCGTCGGCGACTCGCACGCGCAGCAGTACACCGAGGCGTTCCTGCCCACCGCCGAGCGGCTGAACTGGCAGCTCATCACGATGATCAAGGGCGCCTGCCCGTTCTCCACCGAGTCGGAGACCGTGCGCGGCGACCGCGACTGCGAGGACTGGAACGCTGCGGCGGCCGAGCGGATCGTCGACCTCAAGCCGGACGCCGTCGTCACCATGGCCACCAGGACCATCCGCCTGGACCACGACGAGGAGACCCCCGACGGCTTCGTCGCGCAGTGGCGGAACCTGGAGGAGGCGGGCATCCCCGTCGTCGCCATCCGGGACAGCCCGCGCTACGACTACTCGCCGTCCGAGTGCGCGGCCCGCTACGGCGCCGAGGACGAGCGGTGCGTGATGAAGCGCTCCGACCTGCTCGCGCTGACCATCGGCCCGCCGTACGAGCGGCGCGACGACATCCCGGCCAACGTCAGCTTCCTCGACTTCACCGACTACTACTGCACTGCCGACATCTGCCCGCCCGCCATCGGGAACGTGCTGCTGTACTTCGACGACAACCACCTGACGTCGAGCTACATGCTCACCATGAACCCGATCGTCGAACCGGCGGTGCTCGGCGCGCTGGGCTGGAACGAGGAGTAG
- a CDS encoding proteasome assembly chaperone family protein, with protein sequence MAQDPEELFEVDSDVPDLTGAVLLHHFEGFMDAGSAGGTLAEHLLEAHEHRVVARFDVDDLMDYRARRPSMTYATDRWEHYDAPELVVHLLHDAVGSPFLLLTGPEPDRRWEAVTQAVIALVERWGVRLAVGFHGLPMGVPHTRELTVISHATRPELVVERSPFNRVQVPGNLGALVELRMGEAGLDAMGFAAYVPHYLAQGSYPAAALNLLRSVAKATGLALSGDALVESARRTDAEIARQVAESSEVAQVVEALERQYDAFTQASENLLVGEDESLPSADELGAEFERFLAEQQRD encoded by the coding sequence GTGGCGCAGGACCCGGAGGAGCTGTTCGAGGTCGACTCCGACGTCCCGGACCTGACCGGAGCGGTGCTCCTGCACCACTTCGAGGGTTTCATGGACGCCGGGTCGGCGGGCGGGACGCTGGCCGAGCACCTGCTCGAGGCGCACGAGCACCGCGTGGTGGCGCGCTTCGACGTCGACGACCTGATGGACTACCGGGCCCGCAGGCCCAGCATGACCTACGCCACCGACCGCTGGGAGCACTACGACGCCCCCGAGCTGGTCGTGCACCTGCTGCACGACGCGGTCGGCTCGCCGTTCCTGCTGCTCACCGGCCCCGAGCCGGACCGCCGCTGGGAGGCCGTGACGCAGGCCGTCATCGCGCTGGTCGAGCGCTGGGGCGTGCGGCTCGCGGTCGGGTTCCACGGCCTGCCGATGGGCGTGCCGCACACCCGCGAGCTCACCGTCATCTCGCACGCCACCCGCCCCGAGCTGGTCGTCGAGCGCTCCCCGTTCAACCGGGTGCAGGTGCCCGGCAACCTGGGCGCGCTGGTCGAGCTGCGGATGGGCGAGGCCGGGCTGGACGCGATGGGCTTCGCCGCCTACGTGCCGCACTACCTCGCGCAGGGCAGCTACCCGGCCGCCGCGCTGAACCTGCTGCGGTCCGTGGCGAAGGCCACCGGGCTCGCGCTGTCCGGCGACGCGCTGGTCGAGAGCGCCCGCCGCACCGACGCCGAGATCGCCAGGCAGGTCGCCGAGTCCAGCGAGGTGGCGCAGGTCGTGGAGGCGCTGGAGCGGCAGTACGACGCGTTCACCCAGGCGTCGGAGAACCTGCTCGTCGGCGAGGACGAGTCGCTGCCGAGCGCGGACGAGCTGGGCGCGGAGTTCGAGCGCTTCCTGGCCGAGCAGCAGCGCGACTGA
- a CDS encoding PucR family transcriptional regulator: protein MAMPMSGRGSRSRGSAPWSSVPPDLARRLQPIAGVLVRDAVQEIRRSVPAYAQPLEGKFREVLVGSVETAIFQCFESIVDPDAPTGDWQAVLRYSGRVEFLEGRTMDALQNAVRVGARVVWRHLSEHGRELGLPSDALFAVADAIFAWVDELCRVAVEGYTEAQAGASGALERRRRQLLKVLLGESPASARSLADLAASTDWRLPERVAVVALEYREDQHQLPSPAFGRDVLLDLESSEPCLVLGGPADRRGLEAELRGRRAAVGPVVPLADARRSLGCARRALGLVRRGLLPQARVTWCEEHLAVLALLADEFLVEALVGRALEVFAHLTAKQRHRLETTLLAWLGTRGGVVEVAARLGVHPQTVRYRMHQVERLLGDRLDDPDERLALEMALRARLLLHDAKPVERARAGVTALPSRANPPAADPGVRKPPAANPKAVNSPAANPRTANPQPAQAIRPARGPAPRPRHPARSPADPR, encoded by the coding sequence ATGGCGATGCCAATGAGCGGCCGGGGTTCCCGGTCCCGCGGGTCCGCGCCGTGGTCGTCGGTGCCGCCGGACCTGGCGCGCAGGCTCCAACCGATCGCGGGCGTGCTGGTGCGCGACGCCGTGCAGGAGATCCGGCGCTCCGTCCCCGCCTACGCCCAGCCCCTGGAGGGCAAGTTCCGCGAGGTCCTGGTCGGCTCGGTGGAGACCGCGATCTTCCAGTGCTTCGAGTCGATCGTCGACCCGGACGCGCCGACCGGCGACTGGCAGGCGGTGCTGCGCTACAGCGGCCGGGTCGAGTTCCTCGAAGGCCGCACGATGGACGCGCTGCAGAACGCGGTGCGGGTCGGGGCGCGCGTGGTGTGGCGGCACCTGAGCGAGCACGGGCGCGAGCTGGGGCTGCCCAGCGACGCCCTGTTCGCCGTGGCCGACGCGATCTTCGCCTGGGTGGACGAGCTGTGCCGGGTCGCCGTCGAGGGCTACACGGAGGCGCAGGCCGGGGCGAGCGGCGCGCTGGAGCGCAGGCGCAGGCAGCTGCTCAAGGTGCTGCTGGGCGAGTCGCCCGCGTCGGCCCGGTCGCTGGCGGACCTGGCGGCGTCCACGGACTGGCGGCTGCCGGAGCGGGTCGCGGTGGTGGCGCTGGAGTACCGGGAGGACCAGCACCAGCTGCCGTCGCCCGCGTTCGGCCGGGACGTGCTGCTGGACCTGGAGAGCTCGGAGCCGTGCCTGGTGCTGGGCGGACCGGCCGACCGGCGCGGGCTGGAGGCGGAGCTGCGCGGGCGCCGGGCGGCGGTGGGGCCGGTGGTGCCGCTGGCCGACGCGCGCCGGTCGCTGGGCTGCGCGCGGCGGGCGCTCGGGCTGGTGCGGCGGGGGCTGCTGCCGCAGGCGCGGGTCACCTGGTGCGAGGAGCACCTGGCGGTGCTGGCGCTGCTCGCCGACGAGTTCCTGGTGGAGGCGCTGGTCGGGCGGGCGCTGGAGGTGTTCGCGCACCTGACCGCCAAGCAGCGGCACCGGTTGGAGACGACGCTGCTGGCGTGGCTGGGCACCAGGGGCGGGGTGGTGGAGGTGGCGGCCAGGCTGGGCGTGCACCCGCAGACCGTCCGCTACCGGATGCACCAGGTGGAGCGGCTGCTCGGCGACCGGTTGGACGACCCGGACGAGCGGTTGGCGCTGGAGATGGCGCTGCGGGCGCGGTTGCTGCTGCACGACGCGAAACCGGTCGAGCGGGCGCGCGCCGGGGTGACCGCCCTGCCGTCCCGCGCGAACCCACCGGCGGCGGATCCCGGGGTGCGGAAGCCTCCGGCGGCGAACCCCAAGGCGGTGAACTCCCCGGCGGCGAACCCCAGGACGGCGAATCCCCAACCGGCGCAGGCGATCCGGCCCGCGCGCGGCCCCGCGCCACGTCCGCGCCACCCGGCGCGCTCCCCCGCCGACCCCCGCTGA
- a CDS encoding ABC transporter ATP-binding protein: MDMETTAWHSLHHVANARQSSKPLSAAALRRIWRFADVSRPKLAQYLVVSVLAAALAVLTPVLAGRVVEAIVSGGTTGFVAGLAGLIAVIALVEAGLGLLARWLSASLGENLILRLRTVVYDHVQRLPVAFFTRTRTGALVSRLNNDVIGAQRAFSDTLSGVVGNVVTLALTLAVMIGFSWRITLLALVLLPVFVVPARRMGSRLASLELEAAGHNAAMGDRMTERFSAPGATLVKLFGRPERESAEFADRARRVRDIGVRKAMATTVFMTALTLVSALATALVYGLGGYSALRGELDAGSVVSLALLLTRLYAPLTALANARVEMMSALVSFERVFEVLDLEPLVAEKPGAVAIPDGPAAVEFRDVRFSYPAADKVSLASLEEVAVLDSRGGEEVVRGVSFTAEPGQLVALVGSSGAGKSTIASLLPRLHDVDSGAVLVSGVDVRDATSASLRESLGVVTQDGHLFHESVRDNLLLAAPGASDEQLWDALRRARLDGLVASLPEGLDTVVGERGYRLSGGERQRLTIARVLLARPRVVVLDEATAHLDSTSEAQVQEALGEALAGRTALVIAHRLSTIRSADVILVVEGGQVVERGTHAELLAAGGRYEQLHRTQFAEEAAGEAAGSGRAGASGTAGTSGAAGGGAGRAVVAP; the protein is encoded by the coding sequence ATGGACATGGAGACCACGGCCTGGCACTCGTTGCACCACGTCGCCAACGCGCGGCAGTCGAGCAAGCCGCTGTCGGCGGCGGCGCTGAGGCGGATCTGGCGGTTCGCCGACGTGTCCCGGCCGAAGCTCGCGCAGTACCTGGTGGTCAGCGTGCTGGCCGCCGCGCTGGCGGTGCTCACGCCGGTGCTGGCCGGGCGGGTCGTGGAGGCGATCGTGTCCGGCGGCACGACCGGGTTCGTGGCGGGCCTCGCCGGGCTGATCGCGGTGATCGCGCTCGTGGAGGCGGGGCTGGGGCTGCTCGCGCGGTGGCTGTCGGCGAGCCTGGGCGAGAACCTGATCCTGCGGCTGCGCACCGTCGTCTACGACCACGTGCAGCGGCTGCCGGTGGCGTTCTTCACCCGCACCCGCACCGGGGCGCTGGTCAGCAGGCTCAACAACGACGTGATCGGGGCGCAGCGGGCGTTCAGCGACACGCTGTCCGGGGTCGTGGGCAACGTCGTCACGCTCGCGCTCACGCTCGCCGTGATGATCGGCTTCTCCTGGCGGATCACGCTGCTGGCGCTGGTGCTGCTGCCGGTGTTCGTGGTCCCGGCCCGGCGCATGGGCTCCCGCCTGGCGTCGCTGGAGCTGGAGGCGGCCGGGCACAACGCGGCGATGGGCGACCGGATGACGGAGCGGTTCTCGGCCCCCGGCGCGACGCTGGTGAAGCTGTTCGGCAGGCCCGAGCGCGAGTCGGCGGAGTTCGCGGACCGGGCGCGGCGGGTGCGCGACATCGGGGTGCGCAAGGCGATGGCCACCACGGTGTTCATGACCGCGCTCACGCTGGTGTCCGCGCTGGCCACCGCGCTGGTGTACGGGCTCGGCGGCTACTCGGCGCTGCGCGGCGAGCTGGACGCCGGGTCGGTGGTGTCGCTGGCGCTGCTGCTGACCAGGCTGTACGCGCCGCTGACCGCGCTGGCCAACGCTCGGGTCGAGATGATGAGCGCGCTGGTGTCGTTCGAGCGGGTGTTCGAGGTGCTGGACCTGGAGCCGCTGGTGGCGGAGAAGCCGGGCGCGGTGGCGATCCCGGACGGGCCCGCGGCGGTGGAGTTCCGGGACGTGCGGTTCTCCTACCCGGCGGCGGACAAGGTGTCGCTGGCCTCGCTGGAGGAGGTCGCGGTGCTGGACTCGCGCGGCGGCGAGGAGGTGGTGCGCGGGGTGTCGTTCACGGCCGAGCCCGGGCAGCTGGTGGCGCTGGTGGGGTCGTCAGGCGCGGGGAAGTCGACCATCGCGTCCCTGCTGCCCCGGCTGCACGACGTGGACTCGGGCGCGGTGCTGGTGTCCGGGGTGGACGTGCGCGACGCGACCTCGGCCTCGCTGCGCGAGAGCCTGGGCGTGGTGACGCAGGACGGGCACCTGTTCCACGAGTCGGTGCGGGACAACCTGCTGCTGGCCGCGCCGGGGGCGAGCGACGAGCAGCTGTGGGACGCGCTGCGGCGGGCCAGGCTGGACGGGCTGGTGGCGTCGCTGCCGGAGGGCCTGGACACGGTGGTGGGCGAGCGCGGCTACCGGCTGTCCGGCGGCGAGCGGCAGCGGCTGACCATCGCCCGCGTCCTGCTGGCCCGCCCGCGCGTGGTGGTGCTGGACGAGGCGACCGCGCACCTGGACTCGACGTCGGAGGCGCAGGTCCAGGAGGCGCTCGGCGAGGCCCTGGCGGGCAGGACCGCGCTGGTGATCGCGCACCGGCTGTCGACGATCCGGTCGGCGGACGTGATCCTGGTGGTGGAGGGCGGGCAGGTCGTGGAGCGCGGCACGCACGCGGAGCTGCTGGCGGCGGGCGGGCGGTACGAGCAGCTGCACCGGACGCAGTTCGCCGAGGAGGCCGCGGGGGAGGCTGCGGGTTCGGGGCGCGCGGGGGCTTCCGGGACCGCGGGGACCTCCGGAGCGGCCGGTGGCGGTGCGGGACGGGCGGTGGTGGCGCCGTGA
- a CDS encoding AfsR/SARP family transcriptional regulator, translating into MRIRLLGPVAVGTDAVQAALGGPKPKALLVALARQGGHVVGIDRLVDLLWGETPPASGTALVHTYVSQLRRALAKVGLPDALRTSSPGYRLVAEPGDCDVDVFTAEHTAAREAERSGDHAAAHAAYGRALALWRGPALDGVDADFALAWAQELAEHRLAARDGLARTALALGRPLSAADELRGLVAEHPLREESRALLMRALAESGRQADALEVYRDGRRHLLDELGIEPGRGLRELHTAILDGSLTTPAADVPRPAAAAAAVTATATAAPARPLTRTLPPDINDFTGRADELAAILALGATGPDRPAAPVVVVSGAGGTGKSALAVHAAHLLAEQYPDGQLFTDLRGHGAPPSASTVLARFLGALGVPVEDLPPGLDDRIALYRRHLTGRRLVIVLDNARTEQQVRPLLPTEPGCLVLVTSRARLAGLGSAVDLEVFDAGSAVEMLGRIIGSDRVASAPDAARRIATLCAGVPLAIRAAGAKLLARPHWPLKSLATRLSDERRRLDELTVGDLAIRSCLGLNYAELDERAKHAFHLLCLLDLPDFGWWVAAPLLGVDTATAEDLVENLVDLRLLDVAGIDPIGRVRYRFHDLVQLFGAELAAQHEPPGAATDAVAACLAAWADLAETGVKGLPRVTLSPRLPAAPAGAPSTDPELVAEVEADPAGWLDAETAAAVRAVHRAHELRVDAVTTLRVAVLLSSAFAARNEFEAWQRTLRVALALAEESGDPRAGAVVLAGLGQLHAELDEYDEALAHFERALERADAAGDDAVRAVCLAGTGTAHRERGNPELAATALTAAAELGAALADDAVVAAAEYGLGALRRDLGDLAGAADRFDRAVRRYAAAGDRRGEALALRGVALCHRARGEHRVSAELCERAAVALDEVGDALGAAYARQAWAKAALRLPGSPTAELAACLDACLAVCERGNDRFGVALVTRTTGELHLSRGDLATAREHLRAALAGWTELGLDTWRARTLRDLAAADPEHQDEHWALARELLSGTGAREERELAETTPVGWRAAVVR; encoded by the coding sequence ATGCGCATCCGGCTGCTGGGGCCGGTCGCGGTCGGGACGGACGCCGTCCAGGCCGCGCTCGGCGGACCCAAGCCGAAGGCCCTGCTGGTGGCGCTCGCGCGCCAGGGCGGGCACGTCGTCGGCATCGACCGCCTGGTCGACCTGCTGTGGGGCGAGACACCACCCGCGTCCGGCACGGCGCTCGTGCACACCTACGTCTCCCAGCTGCGCCGCGCGCTCGCCAAGGTCGGCCTGCCCGACGCCCTGCGCACCAGCTCGCCCGGCTACCGCCTCGTCGCCGAGCCCGGCGACTGCGACGTGGACGTGTTCACCGCCGAGCACACCGCCGCCCGCGAGGCCGAGCGCTCCGGCGACCACGCCGCCGCGCACGCCGCGTACGGCCGCGCGCTGGCCCTGTGGCGCGGCCCGGCGCTCGACGGCGTCGACGCGGACTTCGCGCTGGCGTGGGCGCAGGAGCTGGCCGAGCACCGGCTGGCCGCGCGCGACGGCCTCGCGCGGACGGCGCTGGCGCTGGGCCGCCCGCTGAGCGCGGCCGACGAGCTGCGCGGCCTGGTCGCCGAGCACCCGCTGCGCGAGGAGAGCCGGGCGCTGCTGATGCGCGCGCTGGCCGAGTCGGGCAGGCAGGCCGACGCGCTGGAGGTCTACCGGGACGGCAGGCGGCACCTGCTGGACGAGCTGGGCATCGAACCCGGCCGGGGCCTGCGCGAGCTGCACACCGCGATCCTGGACGGCTCCCTGACCACCCCGGCCGCCGACGTGCCGCGCCCCGCCGCAGCCGCAGCCGCAGTCACGGCCACCGCGACCGCCGCCCCGGCCCGCCCGCTCACCCGCACCCTGCCGCCCGACATCAACGACTTCACCGGCCGCGCCGACGAGCTGGCCGCGATCCTCGCCCTCGGCGCCACCGGCCCCGACCGCCCCGCCGCGCCCGTCGTGGTGGTGTCCGGCGCGGGCGGCACCGGCAAGTCCGCGCTGGCCGTGCACGCCGCGCACCTGCTGGCCGAGCAGTACCCGGACGGCCAGCTGTTCACCGACCTGCGCGGCCACGGCGCCCCACCCAGCGCCTCCACCGTGCTGGCCCGCTTCCTCGGCGCGCTCGGCGTGCCCGTGGAGGACCTGCCACCCGGCCTGGACGACCGCATCGCCCTCTACCGGCGGCACCTGACCGGCCGCCGCCTGGTGATCGTGCTCGACAACGCCCGCACCGAGCAGCAGGTGCGCCCGCTGCTGCCCACCGAACCCGGCTGCCTGGTCCTGGTCACCAGCCGCGCCCGCCTCGCGGGCCTGGGCTCCGCCGTGGACCTGGAGGTGTTCGACGCCGGGTCGGCGGTGGAGATGCTGGGCCGGATCATCGGCTCGGACCGGGTCGCCTCCGCGCCCGACGCCGCCCGCCGCATCGCGACCCTGTGCGCCGGGGTGCCGCTGGCGATCCGGGCGGCGGGCGCGAAGCTGCTGGCCCGCCCGCACTGGCCGCTCAAGTCGCTGGCGACCCGGCTGTCCGACGAGCGGCGGCGGTTGGACGAGCTGACCGTGGGCGACCTGGCGATCCGCTCGTGCCTGGGCCTGAACTACGCCGAGCTGGACGAGCGCGCCAAGCACGCGTTCCACCTGCTGTGCCTGCTGGACCTGCCGGACTTCGGCTGGTGGGTGGCCGCCCCGCTGCTGGGCGTGGACACCGCGACCGCCGAGGACCTGGTGGAGAACCTGGTCGACCTGCGGCTGCTGGACGTGGCGGGCATCGACCCGATCGGCCGGGTCCGCTACCGCTTCCACGACCTGGTGCAGCTCTTCGGCGCGGAGCTCGCCGCCCAGCACGAGCCGCCCGGCGCCGCCACCGACGCGGTCGCCGCGTGCCTGGCGGCGTGGGCCGACCTGGCCGAGACCGGTGTGAAGGGCCTGCCGCGCGTCACGCTCAGCCCCCGCCTGCCCGCCGCCCCGGCCGGGGCCCCGAGCACCGATCCCGAGCTGGTCGCCGAGGTCGAGGCCGACCCGGCGGGCTGGCTGGACGCCGAGACCGCCGCCGCCGTGCGCGCCGTCCACCGCGCCCACGAGCTGCGCGTCGACGCGGTGACCACGCTGCGCGTCGCGGTGCTGCTGTCCTCGGCGTTCGCCGCCCGCAACGAGTTCGAGGCCTGGCAGCGCACCCTGCGGGTCGCGCTGGCGCTGGCCGAGGAGAGCGGCGACCCGCGCGCCGGGGCCGTGGTCCTGGCCGGGCTGGGGCAGCTGCACGCCGAGCTGGACGAGTACGACGAGGCCCTCGCGCACTTCGAGCGGGCCCTGGAGCGCGCCGACGCGGCCGGGGACGACGCGGTGCGCGCGGTGTGCCTGGCGGGCACCGGCACCGCGCACCGCGAGCGCGGCAACCCCGAGCTGGCCGCCACCGCCCTGACCGCCGCCGCCGAGCTGGGCGCCGCGCTGGCCGACGACGCCGTCGTGGCCGCCGCCGAGTACGGCCTGGGGGCCCTGCGCCGCGACCTGGGCGACCTGGCGGGCGCGGCGGACCGGTTCGACCGGGCCGTGCGCCGCTACGCCGCGGCGGGCGACCGGCGCGGCGAGGCGCTGGCCCTGCGCGGGGTGGCGCTGTGCCACCGGGCGCGGGGTGAGCACCGGGTGTCCGCCGAGCTGTGCGAACGGGCGGCGGTGGCGCTCGACGAGGTCGGTGACGCCCTCGGCGCGGCCTACGCCCGCCAGGCGTGGGCCAAGGCCGCCCTGCGCCTGCCCGGTTCCCCGACCGCCGAGCTGGCGGCCTGCCTGGACGCGTGCCTCGCGGTGTGCGAGCGCGGCAACGACCGGTTCGGCGTCGCGCTGGTC